A region of the Mycobacterium sp. NBC_00419 genome:
TTGGCGTCGGCGACGGGTTTCGATGACCACGACGCGGGTATCGCGGTGGCCATGACGTCATTGTGGCTCGACCGCGCCCAAGATCACCGAACCGATACCGCCCACGCACCCAACGCTGAGGTGGCCGTTGTCGGTGCCGGAATCACCGGCCTGGTGACTGCCGTCCTGCTGGCGCGCGCAGGCAAGCGGGTGGTCGTCATCGAGGCGCGCACCCCCGGCGCGGTCACCACGGGCAACACCACCGCCAAAGTCAGCCTTCTGCAGGGCACCAGGCTCTCCACGATCGGACGTCGCCACTCGGTCGATCTGGTGAGCGAGTACGTCGAGGGCAACCGGGAAGGGCAGGCCTGGCTGACGCAATACTGCCAGGACAACGGTGTGGACCTGCAATACGAGGATGCCTACACCTACGCCCAGTCCGATCGCGGATTGCCCTCGGCACAAGCCGAATTCGAGGCTGCCCGGGCGGTCGGCCTGGGCGTCGAATGGGTGGACCGCCTCGACGTCGCATTCCCGTTCGCCGGTGGTGTCCGGCTGGCCGGTCAGGTTCAGTTCGATCCGATGCCGTTCCTCGACGCTCTGATCGCGGAGCTGCGTGACCGCGGTGGCCCGCTGCTGACCGGTCGCCGGGTGCACGCGGCCTCCACCGAGGGAGGCCGGCTGCGCCTGGCGCTGCGCGCCGACGACGGCACCGAGCAGGTCGTCGCGGCCGACCAGTGCGTGCTTGCCACCGGCACGCCGATTCTGGATCGGGGTGCCTTCTTCGCCCGCCTGCATCCCGCCCGGTCCTACTGCGTGGCCTTCGAGGTTCCCGGTGGGGTGCCGCGCCCGATGATGCTGTCCACCGATGAGCCGAGCCGCTCGGTGCGTTACGCGCGCACCGCCGGTTCCGAGCGGCTCATCGTCGGCGGTGCCGGGCACACCGTCGGCCGCAAGACCAGCCCGCAGACCTCCTATGACGAGCTGGTCAGCTGGGCCAAGCGGTACTTCCCGGGAGCCGAACCGACCCACTACTGGTCGGCCCAGGACTACGTGGCCATCGACGAACTGCCCTATGTCGGGCCGCTCCTTCCCGGCAGCGACCACTTCTTCGTGGCCACCGGGTTCGCCAAGTGGGGGATGACCAACGGGGTGGCCGCCGCCATGCTGCTGTCCAAGCGAATCCTCGGTGGCGAGCCCGCCCGCTGGGGCAGGGCCTTCGACAGCTGGAGTGCTCACGAGCTCACCGGCCTGACGACGGCGATCAAGACCAACCTCGAGGTCGGCTGGCACCTGGCGTCGGGCTGGGTCGCGCCGATCGCCCGCCGCGACGGCCACCTGCGCGACGGAGCGGGGGTCGTCAGCGGGCCGCCCTGGCACATGGAAGCCCGCAGCGTCGTCGGCGGTGTCCAGCGCTGCGTCTCCCCGGTCTGCACCCACCTCGGTGGCGTGCTGTCCTGGAATGACGCCGAGAAGTCGTGGGACTGCCCGCTGCACGGATCGCGATTCGGCCCCGACGGCGCCGTCCTGGAGGGGCCCGCCAGCCGCGGTTTGTCGAGCTGAGCCGCGGGCGGCCTGTTTTAGCCACTGGTGCCCCGGGTACCACCGAAACATGGTGGAGGCGGCACGGTGAAGATTGCGATGATCTCTGCGCATGCCAGCCCGCTGGCCGCGGCCAGCGGATTCGACGCCGGTAGTCAGAGCATTCACGTGGCCGAGTTGTCGGCGGCCCTGGCTCGGCGCGGCCAGGATGTCACCGTCTACACCCGCCGCGACGACCCGGAGTTGCCGGACCGGGTTCGCACCCCGCAGGGTTTCACCGTCGCGCACGTGCCTGCCGGTCCGCCCAGGAAGATGGTTCGGGACACCACCTTTGAGTACATGAGTGACTTCGCCCGCTATCTGGACGCGCGATGGGCTGATGACCAGCCCGACGTCGCGCACTCCCATTTCTGGATGTCGGGCCTGGCCGGCCAACTGGCGGCCCGCAGCCGCGATGTGCTGACGGTGCAGACATTCCACACCCTCGGCGCGGTCGAGCGGCGCCATCACCCGATCGGTGACAGCGGGCCGGAAGCCCGGCTGAAGCTGGAACCCCTTGTCGCCAAGCAGTCCACGTGGGTGGCAGCAACCTGTACCGACGAGGTCTTCGAGCTGATCCACCTGGGGCGGTCGCGGACCCGCATCTCGGTGGTGCCGTGCGGGGTTGATCTCGACACCTTCACCACCGAAGGCCCGGCCGCCGCCCGGCAGGGCAATATTCACCGCATCATGGCGGTGGGAAGGCCCGCGCCGCGCAAGGGATTCGACACCATGATTGCGGCACTGCCGTCGATTCCAGACGCCGAGTACCTCATCGTCGGAGGTCCGCCGGCCGATCGCCTGGATACCGACCCGGAGGTGTCGCGGTTGCGGGCGCTCGCCGCCCGGCTCGGTGTCTCTGAGCGGGTGAAGTTCACCGGTGCGGTCCCTCACGAGGACATGCCTGCGCTCTTGCGGTCGGCCGATGTGCTGACATGCACCCCGTGGTTCGAGCCGTCGGGCATCGTGCCACTGGAGGCCATGGCGTGCGGTGTGCCCGTCGTCGCCTCCGCGGTGGGCGGCATGCTCGATACCGTTGTGCACGATGTGACGGGCCAACTCGTGGCTCCGCGCCGTCCGAGGGAGCTCGCCGAGGCGGTGTTGTTGGTGCTGCGCGACGGCTTCCTGCGCCGCAGCTTCGGGCTCGCCGGACGGGATCGCGCGTGCGCCCGCTACTCCTGGGACCGCATCGCTTCCGACACCGTGCGGCTGTATGACCAGCTGGTCAGCGTCCGGGGTCGGCGCGCCCAGGTACCCGCCGGCTAGAGCGCGCACATCGTGTCGTGGGTAACAATGTGGGCCTCCAGGTTTGACCTGAGTGGCCGGACGGGTACCAGACGCGCACCATGACGACACCGGACAGCTCAACCCTGGACTGGAGTAGTGTCGGGGCGACCGTGCCGGGAGGCCAGATGACGGATGGCGAACGACGAGTCAGCGCGCTGGATCGCAGCGCGAGCGCTGTCGAATTCCGGGTTTCCGCCCGACTGGAGAACCTCGCAGTTCTGCGCACTCTGGTCGGCGCGGTCGGAACCTTCGAAGACCTCGATTTCGACGCCGTCGCCGATCTGCGGCTGGCCGTCGACGAGGCCTGTACCCGGCTGATCCGGTCGGCCACCCCGGACGCCACCCTGGTCGTCGTGGTCGACCCGCGCGAGGACGTCGTCATGGTGGAGGCCTCCACCGAATGCGACACCTACGACGTCGTCACCCCCGGCAGCTTCAGCTGGCACGTGTTGAGCTCGCTGACCGACGACGTGCAGACGTTCCACAACGGTCACGAGCCCAACGGCGAGGGGCAGATCTTCGGTATCACCCTGACGACGAGGCGGGCAGGCTCAGTACGGTGAGCCCGCGATCGGCCAACAGTTCGTCCCCGCGGACGAACTCCGAGTACGCCGATGTCCCGGACATGTTCCGGGAATTGGCGACGCTGCCGCCGGACTCGGCGGAGTTCCAGCGTCATCGAGACAAGATCGTGCAGCGGTGCCTGCCGCTGGCCGACCACATCGCCCGCCGCTTCGACGGCCGAGGCGAACCCCGCGACGACCTGGTCCAGGTGGCGCGTGTGGGTCTGGTCAACGCCGTGATCCGGTTCGACTTCGAGACCGGATCGGACTTCGTGTCCTTCGCGGTGCCGACGATCATGGGCGAGGTCCGGCGTCACTTCCGCGACAACAGCTGGTCGGTGAAGGTTCCGCGCCGGCTCAAGGAGCTGCATCTGCGCCTCGGCGCGGCGACTTCCGAACTTTCCCAACGGCTGGGCCGCGCGCCGACCGCGAGCGAACTGGCCGCGGAACTCGAGATGGACCGCGAAGAGGTCATCGAAGGTCTGGTCGCGGGCAGTTCCTACAACACACTGTCGATCGACAGTGGCGGCAGCGGTAGCGACGAGGACGCGCCTGCGATCCTCGACACCCTCGGTGACGTGGACACCAGCCTGGACCAGATCGAGAACCGGGAAGCGCTGCGGCCCCTACTCGCAGCGCTTCCGG
Encoded here:
- a CDS encoding FAD-dependent oxidoreductase; this encodes MTSLWLDRAQDHRTDTAHAPNAEVAVVGAGITGLVTAVLLARAGKRVVVIEARTPGAVTTGNTTAKVSLLQGTRLSTIGRRHSVDLVSEYVEGNREGQAWLTQYCQDNGVDLQYEDAYTYAQSDRGLPSAQAEFEAARAVGLGVEWVDRLDVAFPFAGGVRLAGQVQFDPMPFLDALIAELRDRGGPLLTGRRVHAASTEGGRLRLALRADDGTEQVVAADQCVLATGTPILDRGAFFARLHPARSYCVAFEVPGGVPRPMMLSTDEPSRSVRYARTAGSERLIVGGAGHTVGRKTSPQTSYDELVSWAKRYFPGAEPTHYWSAQDYVAIDELPYVGPLLPGSDHFFVATGFAKWGMTNGVAAAMLLSKRILGGEPARWGRAFDSWSAHELTGLTTAIKTNLEVGWHLASGWVAPIARRDGHLRDGAGVVSGPPWHMEARSVVGGVQRCVSPVCTHLGGVLSWNDAEKSWDCPLHGSRFGPDGAVLEGPASRGLSS
- a CDS encoding glycosyltransferase; protein product: MKIAMISAHASPLAAASGFDAGSQSIHVAELSAALARRGQDVTVYTRRDDPELPDRVRTPQGFTVAHVPAGPPRKMVRDTTFEYMSDFARYLDARWADDQPDVAHSHFWMSGLAGQLAARSRDVLTVQTFHTLGAVERRHHPIGDSGPEARLKLEPLVAKQSTWVAATCTDEVFELIHLGRSRTRISVVPCGVDLDTFTTEGPAAARQGNIHRIMAVGRPAPRKGFDTMIAALPSIPDAEYLIVGGPPADRLDTDPEVSRLRALAARLGVSERVKFTGAVPHEDMPALLRSADVLTCTPWFEPSGIVPLEAMACGVPVVASAVGGMLDTVVHDVTGQLVAPRRPRELAEAVLLVLRDGFLRRSFGLAGRDRACARYSWDRIASDTVRLYDQLVSVRGRRAQVPAG
- a CDS encoding ATP-binding protein, whose product is MTDGERRVSALDRSASAVEFRVSARLENLAVLRTLVGAVGTFEDLDFDAVADLRLAVDEACTRLIRSATPDATLVVVVDPREDVVMVEASTECDTYDVVTPGSFSWHVLSSLTDDVQTFHNGHEPNGEGQIFGITLTTRRAGSVR
- a CDS encoding RNA polymerase sigma factor SigF; this encodes MFRELATLPPDSAEFQRHRDKIVQRCLPLADHIARRFDGRGEPRDDLVQVARVGLVNAVIRFDFETGSDFVSFAVPTIMGEVRRHFRDNSWSVKVPRRLKELHLRLGAATSELSQRLGRAPTASELAAELEMDREEVIEGLVAGSSYNTLSIDSGGSGSDEDAPAILDTLGDVDTSLDQIENREALRPLLAALPERERTVLLLRFFESLTQTQIAERVGISQMHVSRLLAKSLARLRDELQ